Proteins from one Rhinopithecus roxellana isolate Shanxi Qingling chromosome 18, ASM756505v1, whole genome shotgun sequence genomic window:
- the PCOTH gene encoding prostate collagen triple helix protein encodes MPPEAWSSELMILSNLMGTSEEGNLLSTVSPTVKVLFGKTGVSPIFPFSPRSPFQPLIPRTPGSPWGPMGPASPLGPGFPIGPMEPGKPVGPKGPMSPLGPSGPVGPMSPLFPFCP; translated from the exons ATGCCACCAGAGGCCTGGTCCTCAGAGCTCAT GATCTTATCAAATTTAATGGGCACATCTGAAGAAGGAAACTTGCTCAGCACCGTGAGCCCCACAGTGAAAGTACTTTTTGGCAAGACGGGCGTCTCACCGATTTTCCCCTTCTCCCCTCGATCTCCTTTCCAGCCTCTTATTCCCCGGACTCCTGGCTCACCCTGGGGCCCCATGGGTCCAGCTTCTCCCTTGGGACCAGGCTTTCCAATAGGGCCTATGGAACCTGGTAAACCAGTTGGGCCCAAAGGCCCAATGTCGCCCCTTGGCCCCTCAGGACCAGTGGGACCCATGTCACCCTTATTCCCCTTCTGCCCCTGA